In the candidate division WOR-1 bacterium RIFOXYB2_FULL_36_35 genome, AATGATTCTTTGACAGGAAAAGAGCTAATTCCTCCCTTCCCTTTTCTTTTCTCTAAAGGGTTTAGGCCTGTTGATTATCCTTTAAATGGAGACGTAGTCGCTTATTTTTTGAGAAAATTTGATAGACCGGAATATTTTGGAATATATGATGATGGCCGAGTGATTTCTAAGTTAGGGTTTGGTCATATTGTTAGGCATGATCTCTCTTTAGTCCCTTATTCTGAGTATACTCCTACAGATTCTGTGGCATTTTTGAGATATTTTGGTTAGAAAATCCCCCATCGAATTCTCTCTCTTAAATTGGTATAATAAACAAAAAGAGGAGCTGTTATGTCAGAAGAACTAAGCGATTTGTTGAAAGTAAGGCGGGAGAAACTTGAAGATTTTAAAAAGGCCGGTGTCAATCCGTATCCTTATAAATATGAGCGGACTATTACCGCGATTGAAATACTTCAAAAATTTGAAGGAATAAAAGAACACGAAGAGAGCCCCGAAATTGTTTTTATTTGCGGGCGTGTTATGGCAAAGAGGGGACATGGGAAAGCTTCATTTGGACATATCCAGGACGAAACCGGCCGTATCCAGATTTATGCTAAACAGGATATTATAGGCGAAGCAAGCTACGAGCTTTACAGAAAAGTTGATATGGGCGATTTTATCGGCGTGAAAGGGCATATTTTCAGGACCAAAACGGGAGAACTTACAGTCCGTGTGGAAGAGTGGGTAATGCTTTCAAAAAATCTTCATCCGCTTCCTGAAAAATGGCATGGACTCCAAGATAAAGAGCTTAGATATCGTCAGCGTTATGTTGATTTGATGGTAAATCACGAAGTTAAAGATATTTTCGTAAAAAGATCAAAGATAATCTCAGGGATCAGAAAGTTTCTTGAAGAAAAAGGGTTTATGGAGGTTGAGACTCCGATTTTGCATGTTTTGCAGGGAGGCGCCGCTGCCCGACCTTTTAAAACGCATCATGAAGCTTTGGATATGCCTTTGTTTTTGCGAATTGCTCCTGAACTTTATCTGAAAAGATTGTTAGTCGGCGGATTTGAAAAAGTTTTTGAAGTCGGGAGATCTTTCCGTAATGAAGGGATATCTTTCAAGCACAATCCCGAGTATACGATGCTTGAAGCTTATCAGGCATATGCCGACTATAATGATGTTATGTCTCTTGCGGAGAGTATGATTTCAAAAGTCATAGAAGAAACGGTTGGGACCCTCGAAATAGAATTTAAAGGGGAGAGACTTGATTTTAAGCCTCCTTTTAAAAGAATCCCTTTGCTTGAAGCCTTAAAACATTATGGA is a window encoding:
- a CDS encoding lysine--tRNA ligase, whose protein sequence is MSEELSDLLKVRREKLEDFKKAGVNPYPYKYERTITAIEILQKFEGIKEHEESPEIVFICGRVMAKRGHGKASFGHIQDETGRIQIYAKQDIIGEASYELYRKVDMGDFIGVKGHIFRTKTGELTVRVEEWVMLSKNLHPLPEKWHGLQDKELRYRQRYVDLMVNHEVKDIFVKRSKIISGIRKFLEEKGFMEVETPILHVLQGGAAARPFKTHHEALDMPLFLRIAPELYLKRLLVGGFEKVFEVGRSFRNEGISFKHNPEYTMLEAYQAYADYNDVMSLAESMISKVIEETVGTLEIEFKGERLDFKPPFKRIPLLEALKHYGHIDIDGKSEDEIKNIGKEKGIEGALEIGVGKVINELYDKFVEPNLRQPTFIIDYPIETSPLAKKKRDNPRLVERFELIVAGMEIANAFSELNDPIDQRERFQKQADLKAAGDLEAESMDEDFLQALEYGMPPAGGLGVGIDRLVMLATNSPSIRDVLLFPHMRPLLKNEDMA